TGCGGAAGATCGCTTGGAATACAACGCCACCGAGTGACAACCCCATTCCCGCAAGCATCGCCAACAACACACGCGGCACCCGTATTTTCCAAAAAATCATGGTGTCGAGACCGTCACCCGTCGGTTTGAAAACCACATCCCACGCAGGCCGGTATTCCCCGAGCCATGGCATCACAAGCAAGGTCACTGCCGCCAATGGCAGCAGCACGAAGTAGATGAAATGACGGGGAGATTTGACCATTTTACAGGGGTCAGGGGGTGGGGTGGTGGCGTGTGGGCAGGATAATGGGGTGGCCGCTTTCCGGGTGCGGTTGCACGATCCAGTGGGCGTCAAATACCTGATGCAGGATTTCCGGGGTCATGAATATCGCGGGCGCGGCATCTGCGATGACCCGGCCGCGTGACATACCGATGATGCGGTCAAAGTCCATCGCCGCCCAGTTCAGGTCGTGGGTGACCGTGACGATGGTGGTTTGACGATTTCCACCGATTTCCCCGAGCAGCAGCTGAATCGACTCATGTTGTTTGGGGTCGAGATGGGCCGACGGTTCATCAAGCACGAGGATGGGTGTTTGCTGGGCGAGGGCGGCGGCGATGTTGACCTTTTGTCGTTCGCCGCCACTGAGTGTGGAAATGGCTTGGTTCTCGAGGTGTTGGATGCCGGTTCGGTGGGTGGCTTGTCGGGCGATGCTTTCGGCATTCGGGTCACGCGGGATGATGCCCCCCCTCTGCGCATGGGCGTAGCGGCTCATCATGATGAATTCCAACACGGTGAACGGGATGTTGTGCTCAAGTTGCTGGGGGACGTAGCCTATTGCCCGGGCTATGTCCTGACGGCGTAGTTGTGCCAGAGGTTTTCCATTGAGCTCGATCGATCCCGACCCGCTACGGATAAATCCTAACAAACAGCGCAGCAGGGTGGTTTTCCCTGCGCCGTTCGGGCCGACGATGGCAATGCGCTCACCCGTCTCGACGGTGATGGAAACATCATCGAGTAAGCGTTTTTCACCAATGCTGAGGGTGAGCTTATGGAGGTGGATGGATGGCATGGAGTAGGAATCCGCGCCTGCGGCACCGGCAGGATGTGGGCATGGGATGTCGGCAGGTTGGAAAACTGCCCTACTTTGAGACAGCTTGGGCGAAAATTTCAAGGGTGTCGATAAATCGTGGTCCCGGGATCATGTGTTTATGTTCGTGGAGGAAGATGATGCGTTTGTTTTTGACTGCTTTGAGTTCGTTGTATGCCTGCCACTGTTTTTCAAGTGTATCCCGGCCTTTTTCTTGCCAGACATCC
The sequence above is drawn from the Akkermansiaceae bacterium genome and encodes:
- a CDS encoding ABC transporter ATP-binding protein — encoded protein: MPSIHLHKLTLSIGEKRLLDDVSITVETGERIAIVGPNGAGKTTLLRCLLGFIRSGSGSIELNGKPLAQLRRQDIARAIGYVPQQLEHNIPFTVLEFIMMSRYAHAQRGGIIPRDPNAESIARQATHRTGIQHLENQAISTLSGGERQKVNIAAALAQQTPILVLDEPSAHLDPKQHESIQLLLGEIGGNRQTTIVTVTHDLNWAAMDFDRIIGMSRGRVIADAAPAIFMTPEILHQVFDAHWIVQPHPESGHPIILPTRHHPTP